In a genomic window of Microterricola viridarii:
- a CDS encoding heme ABC transporter ATP-binding protein yields MSDTATFTAPTDAAAPVSARLNATGLGVTVDGARLLDGVDFTARPGELHALLGPNGAGKSTLLGALAGDVRPSAGGVSLDGRPLGDWKLRELARERAVLLQQHDVYFPFTVRQVVEMGRSPWQGTAAEDDDERLVAEAMALCDIEALAGRTVPSLSGGERARAALARVLAQGASLLMLDEPTAALDLKHQEDVLRLVRERATSGATVIVVVHDLSLAAAYADRVTLLQHGRVVATGTPRDVLTAERIGEVYGQAVEVFEHPRTGAPLIVPLR; encoded by the coding sequence ATGAGCGACACCGCCACCTTCACCGCACCGACGGATGCCGCGGCGCCCGTCTCCGCGCGCCTGAACGCCACCGGACTCGGCGTGACCGTCGACGGCGCCCGCCTGCTGGACGGCGTCGACTTCACGGCCCGCCCCGGTGAGCTGCACGCACTGCTCGGCCCGAACGGCGCAGGCAAGTCGACGCTGCTCGGCGCCCTGGCAGGCGACGTGCGGCCGAGCGCCGGCGGCGTGAGCCTCGACGGCCGCCCGCTCGGCGACTGGAAGCTGCGCGAGCTGGCCCGCGAGCGGGCCGTGTTGCTGCAGCAACACGACGTGTACTTCCCGTTCACCGTGCGCCAGGTCGTCGAGATGGGCCGGTCGCCCTGGCAGGGCACCGCCGCGGAGGACGACGACGAGCGCCTCGTCGCGGAGGCCATGGCGCTCTGCGACATCGAGGCGCTGGCCGGGCGCACCGTGCCGTCGCTGTCCGGCGGCGAGCGTGCCCGGGCAGCCCTGGCGCGGGTGCTCGCGCAGGGCGCGTCGCTGCTGATGCTGGACGAGCCGACCGCCGCCCTCGACCTCAAGCACCAGGAGGACGTGCTGCGCCTGGTGCGGGAGCGCGCGACATCCGGCGCCACCGTGATCGTCGTCGTGCACGACCTCAGCCTGGCCGCCGCCTACGCCGACCGGGTGACGCTGCTGCAGCACGGCCGCGTCGTGGCCACGGGCACGCCCCGCGATGTGCTCACCGCCGAGCGCATCGGCGAGGTCTACGGCCAGGCGGTCGAGGTGTTCGAGCACCCGCGCACGGGGGCTCCGCTGATCGTCCCGCTGCGCTGA
- a CDS encoding sterol carrier family protein — translation MARARIDDAQGRAAVAAWRADSTGASRDIRALAVRYTLQLLAELAPGNTLEVRVPPFGAVQCIEGPRHTRGTPPNVIETDAATWLSLATGERPWAEALDSGAVHASGQRADLAEQLPLLQ, via the coding sequence ATGGCACGAGCACGCATCGACGACGCACAGGGCCGGGCGGCCGTCGCCGCCTGGCGGGCCGATTCCACGGGCGCCAGCCGCGACATCCGCGCCCTCGCCGTGCGCTACACCCTGCAGCTGCTCGCCGAGCTCGCCCCCGGCAACACCCTCGAGGTGCGCGTGCCGCCGTTCGGCGCCGTGCAGTGCATCGAGGGCCCCCGGCACACCCGCGGCACCCCGCCGAACGTGATCGAGACGGATGCCGCCACCTGGCTGTCCCTCGCCACGGGCGAGCGTCCGTGGGCCGAGGCGCTCGACTCCGGGGCCGTGCACGCCTCCGGTCAGCGCGCCGACCTCGCCGAGCAGCTGCCGCTGCTGCAATAG
- a CDS encoding FecCD family ABC transporter permease — MSSATVSEEQLSPPVERVETTPAAKKGAPSAKRAGILFAALSVALVVVFLVSAGSGQLSIAPGEVIGSVLRAMGFDVGPAASPTHDVALWTIRFPRIVLALLIGAALAASGTLMQAVFSNPLAEPSVVGVSAGAALGAATAIVFGWTFLGEWSVAAAAFVAGLATTLFVYFASRTRGKTEVVTLVLTGIAINAFAGSALALLTFLGDSASREQIIFWQLGSLNGARWEQIAIIAPLVLIGLIIAFGLARTLDLFSLGERGARHLGVNVEFVRILVIVVVAVLVSAAVAFAGIIAFVGLVIPHLMRMVLGPAHRPLLIASVLGGALLMAGADLVARTAVPMADLPIGMLTSLVGGPFFFWLLRRTRRRSGGWA, encoded by the coding sequence GTGAGTAGCGCCACGGTTTCGGAGGAGCAGCTCAGCCCGCCGGTTGAGCGCGTCGAGACCACGCCAGCAGCGAAGAAGGGCGCGCCCAGCGCGAAGCGGGCCGGCATCCTGTTCGCCGCCCTCTCGGTCGCGCTCGTCGTGGTGTTCCTGGTCTCCGCCGGCAGCGGGCAACTCTCGATCGCGCCCGGCGAGGTCATCGGCTCCGTGCTGCGGGCGATGGGCTTCGACGTCGGCCCCGCCGCGAGCCCGACGCACGACGTGGCGCTCTGGACGATCCGCTTCCCGCGGATCGTGCTCGCCCTGCTGATCGGTGCGGCCCTGGCGGCATCCGGAACCCTCATGCAGGCCGTGTTCTCCAACCCGCTCGCCGAGCCGAGCGTCGTCGGGGTGTCGGCCGGTGCCGCGCTCGGCGCCGCCACCGCGATCGTGTTCGGCTGGACCTTCCTCGGCGAGTGGAGCGTGGCCGCGGCCGCCTTCGTCGCCGGCCTCGCCACCACGCTGTTCGTCTACTTCGCCAGCCGCACCCGCGGCAAGACCGAGGTGGTGACCCTGGTGCTGACCGGCATCGCGATCAACGCCTTCGCGGGCTCGGCCCTCGCCCTGCTCACCTTCCTCGGCGACAGCGCCTCGCGCGAGCAGATCATCTTCTGGCAGCTCGGCAGCCTGAACGGCGCCCGCTGGGAGCAGATCGCGATCATCGCGCCGCTCGTGCTGATCGGCCTGATCATCGCCTTCGGCCTGGCTCGCACGCTCGACCTGTTCTCGCTCGGCGAGCGCGGCGCCCGCCACCTCGGCGTCAACGTCGAGTTCGTGCGCATCCTTGTCATCGTGGTCGTCGCCGTGCTCGTGTCGGCCGCCGTCGCCTTCGCCGGCATCATCGCCTTCGTCGGCCTCGTCATCCCGCACCTCATGCGCATGGTGCTCGGCCCGGCTCACCGTCCGCTGCTGATCGCCAGCGTGCTCGGCGGCGCACTGCTGATGGCCGGCGCCGACCTGGTCGCCCGCACCGCGGTGCCGATGGCCGACCTGCCGATCGGCATGCTCACCTCGCTCGTCGGCGGCCCGTTCTTCTTCTGGCTGCTGCGGCGCACCCGGCGCCGTTCGGGAGGCTGGGCATGA
- a CDS encoding heme/hemin ABC transporter substrate-binding protein yields MSSPLSSRAGRRPFRFGTPAFIGATLTLLMLTGCAGPTAGPGTAESAQRECVASEIPLTELAVLDAPRDWVGPSTACLADAGITAIDSPDEPQLPVTVIDDKGTEVTVTDASRILAVDVSGSLAATVFGLGLGDRVVGRDSSTGFAEAAGLPLVTTGGHQLSAEPILGLAPTVILTDTTLGPPAVIEQLRDAGIPVVITTSKRNIDTIGTVIEQVAAALGVPDAGERLTAQLHADLAAVQADVEAIAPTDPAERPRMLFLYLRGSAGVYYLFGEESGADALITSIGGRDVAGEIGWQGMRPVTAEALVEAAPDLVLLMTKGLDSVNGVDGLLESIPALASTPAGQNRRFVDMSDTEILSFGPRTPQVLDALARAVYAPEQSGPIGE; encoded by the coding sequence ATGAGCTCCCCCCTCTCTTCCCGTGCCGGACGGCGCCCGTTCCGGTTCGGAACCCCCGCGTTCATCGGTGCAACGCTGACCCTGCTGATGCTGACGGGGTGTGCCGGCCCCACCGCCGGCCCCGGCACCGCAGAGAGCGCGCAGCGTGAGTGCGTGGCATCCGAGATCCCGCTCACCGAGCTGGCCGTGCTCGACGCCCCGCGTGACTGGGTCGGGCCGTCGACCGCCTGCCTGGCCGACGCCGGGATCACCGCGATCGACTCCCCCGACGAGCCGCAGCTGCCCGTCACCGTCATCGATGACAAGGGCACCGAGGTCACCGTGACCGACGCGTCGCGCATCCTGGCCGTCGACGTCTCCGGCTCCCTCGCCGCCACCGTGTTCGGCCTCGGCCTGGGCGACCGCGTCGTCGGCCGCGACAGCTCCACGGGTTTCGCGGAGGCGGCCGGCCTCCCCCTCGTCACCACGGGCGGCCACCAGCTCTCGGCCGAGCCGATCCTCGGGCTCGCCCCGACCGTGATCCTCACCGACACGACGCTCGGCCCGCCCGCCGTCATCGAGCAGCTGCGCGATGCCGGCATCCCGGTCGTGATCACCACCTCCAAGCGCAACATCGACACGATCGGCACCGTCATCGAGCAGGTCGCCGCCGCCCTCGGGGTGCCGGATGCTGGCGAGCGCCTCACCGCGCAGCTGCACGCGGACCTCGCAGCGGTGCAGGCCGACGTCGAGGCGATCGCCCCGACCGACCCCGCCGAGCGCCCGCGCATGCTGTTCCTCTACCTGCGCGGCAGTGCCGGGGTCTACTACCTGTTCGGCGAGGAGTCCGGGGCCGACGCCCTGATCACGAGCATCGGCGGACGCGACGTCGCCGGGGAGATCGGCTGGCAGGGCATGCGCCCCGTCACCGCCGAGGCGCTCGTCGAGGCGGCGCCCGACCTTGTGCTGCTGATGACCAAGGGACTCGACTCTGTGAACGGCGTCGACGGGCTGCTGGAGAGCATCCCCGCGCTGGCCAGCACGCCGGCCGGGCAGAACCGGCGCTTCGTGGACATGAGCGACACCGAGATCCTGAGTTTCGGCCCGCGCACCCCGCAGGTGCTCGACGCCCTGGCCCGCGCCGTATACGCGCCGGAGCAGTCTGGCCCGATCGGTGAGTAG
- the purD gene encoding phosphoribosylamine--glycine ligase yields MRILVLGSGAREHAIITALLAEETRGGDAHEIIAAPGNAGIAADAGAEGAGSVSTVALDANDPAAVADFAMDNNVQLVVIGPEAPLVAGVADALRTRGIPVFGPAQAAAQLEGSKTFAKRIMDEAGVPTGRAVRAGTLAEATAAIDEFGSPYVIKADGLAAGKGVLVTEARDAAINHAAHWLEHGSVLVEEFLDGQEVSLFFLSDGHNVLPLSPAQDYKRLADGDAGPNTGGMGAYSPLPWLDAEFGSEAEFVAEVQATIALPTVRQLATEQTPFIGLLYCGLILTARGIRVIEFNARFGDPETQVVLPRLVTPLSGLLFDAATGALGSRENPEFAADVAVTVVLASENYPETPATGREISGLDAAAAVPGVHIAHAATAFRDGALVSTGGRVLNVVATAPDFAAARARAYEALALIGLEGAQFRTDIAARVAG; encoded by the coding sequence GTGAGAATTCTGGTCCTTGGTTCCGGTGCCCGCGAGCACGCCATCATCACCGCCCTCCTGGCAGAGGAGACTCGTGGCGGCGACGCCCACGAGATCATCGCCGCGCCCGGCAATGCCGGGATCGCCGCGGATGCCGGTGCGGAAGGCGCCGGCTCGGTGAGCACCGTCGCCCTCGACGCCAACGACCCCGCCGCCGTCGCCGACTTCGCGATGGACAACAATGTGCAGCTCGTCGTCATCGGCCCGGAGGCCCCGCTCGTCGCCGGCGTCGCCGACGCCCTGCGCACCCGCGGCATCCCCGTCTTCGGCCCGGCGCAGGCCGCGGCCCAGCTCGAGGGCTCCAAGACCTTCGCCAAGCGCATCATGGACGAGGCCGGCGTTCCCACCGGCCGCGCCGTGCGCGCAGGCACCCTCGCCGAGGCCACCGCCGCCATCGACGAGTTCGGCTCGCCCTACGTGATCAAGGCCGACGGCCTGGCCGCAGGCAAGGGCGTGCTCGTCACCGAGGCCCGCGACGCCGCCATCAACCACGCCGCGCACTGGCTGGAGCACGGCAGCGTGCTGGTCGAGGAGTTCCTCGACGGCCAGGAGGTCTCCCTCTTCTTCCTCAGCGACGGCCACAACGTGCTGCCGCTCTCCCCCGCCCAGGACTACAAGCGCCTCGCCGACGGCGACGCCGGCCCCAACACCGGCGGCATGGGCGCGTACTCGCCGCTGCCCTGGCTCGACGCCGAGTTCGGCAGCGAGGCGGAGTTCGTCGCCGAGGTGCAGGCCACCATCGCGCTGCCCACCGTGCGCCAGCTGGCCACCGAGCAGACGCCGTTCATCGGCCTGCTCTACTGCGGCCTGATCCTGACCGCCCGCGGCATCCGCGTGATCGAGTTCAACGCCCGCTTCGGCGACCCGGAGACGCAGGTCGTGCTGCCCCGCCTCGTCACGCCGCTCTCCGGCCTGCTGTTCGACGCCGCGACCGGTGCCCTAGGCTCCCGCGAGAACCCCGAGTTCGCCGCCGACGTGGCCGTCACCGTGGTGCTGGCCAGCGAGAACTACCCGGAAACGCCCGCGACCGGTCGCGAGATCAGCGGGCTGGATGCCGCAGCGGCCGTGCCCGGCGTGCACATCGCCCACGCGGCGACCGCCTTCCGCGACGGCGCCCTGGTCTCGACCGGCGGCCGCGTGCTCAACGTCGTGGCGACCGCACCCGACTTCGCCGCCGCCCGCGCCCGCGCCTACGAGGCGCTCGCGCTGATCGGCCTCGAGGGGGCGCAGTTCCGCACGGACATCGCCGCCCGCGTCGCCGGCTAG